The genome window ATTATGAGAGTATTTTTCTAGACAAACTTATCTGTGTTATTTTAAGTATCTAAACTTAATACATAAAAACtaatttatagcaaaattttaaatagtTGACtgtatgtaaaaaaaatacttatttTAGACTGAAGGGACTACTAATTATTCCACTCAGTATGCGCTAGTCACTCGCTAAACACGTAAACTAGGCCCAGCATCCGGAGAGAAGCTCATTTTTAACGTTTCCCACGTGCCGTGGTCCTAACAGCTTTGTACACGCAGCAACATCACAAATGCTAAAAGAGGAGCCACGGTGAAAGTAGAACCATCCAAAAGGAATGGCACCGTAAGCGTAAATGGATTACAGCATGAGACCATCAATGTCGCATAAAAGCCaaataaatataaaacaaaCTACCAACGTAGCAGCCTGAGTCCGTTTACATTTTGCACAAACGAACATGATTGGTCTTCAGCTTCAGATGAACCTACCACGTACAGGCATAGCACACCGCTCCTCACATCACAAGAGTAGTCTGGGCGAGTTACACTGGATTTTCGCTGCTCTTCCTAATTGCACATTTCCTGACATCTTACATGCCCTAGTTTGGGCCAACAAATATATTTACAAATGAAAGAATATTGTACAAGTCCACCGTCCCTCGACCCGAATAAGATCCTGAGGGCGCACGGCAGCAGTCAGTGCCTCTGGCACTGCAACTGGCCGAGCCTGGTGTTGAGAGCTTCGATGTAAGTGCGCAGTCGATGTCGATCAGATACTGTCAGCGTTAAAGGGGGGTTGAGGGCAAGTGACGGTGCCTCGATCAGGAGAAAGCGCAGTATGGATACCGCCTTCATATACCACGTCATGGCAACTGCTGCTTTCCCCACCATCTCATCAACCTGCAAATtgagatgagaaaataaaacaaaagcAGAGGGCGGTCAAGACGTAAACAACATGTCCTGTTAGTTCTGGAATGGAATATATTGTGCTTTACTTACACCACCACGCCTTCCTAACTGTAGGGCAGACTGAAATATTATTTCTATTGCATCTGGCATCTCTGTAGCATCTGCATGCATTTTCATCGCTGTCAGCATGCAAAAAGATTTGCCAAGAGACGGTAATGATCCACAACTGTTGGCAAGCTTAACATACCAGCTATCTGTCCCACACTGCTGGCAAGTTCTTCAGCATATTCAACTTCAATGAGAAACTGTCTCTCTATCTGCATGCAGGCATCACCAGCCAGTTGAGAGTTTGCAAGCAAATGGGGAGCATCTgcactaagccccttcataggAATATCCTGGGAAGGACTTTCTCTTGCAGCTGAAGCTACATAGAAATTGCATATATGAATTGCTTGCTTCCAGGTTGCAAGAACAATTAGCTGAATCGAGAACGCCTCCAAATGTTTGCCAACTTTGATCTTCAGTTTAGGTGGTTGATCAGCAAAACAAAAGCAAGTCAGCGATTGCTTAATTGCTATTAGCAGACCTTTTTTAGGGCTACTACTAAAAAACGTTGGCCCAAAGCTTTTCTTATTGTCGAAAACTAAGGTCTTGAGTTACAGGGAACTGCCTAACGATAGCTACTGACAAACTTAGAGGCACTTTAATGtaactcaaaaactttgtttgCTACGATATGTAAAGCTTCAGGCCATCATTTAAGTAATGAATTATAACCATCTCCAAAGGTTGAGACGAAGTAAAATAAAACAGAAGGAAATCACATAGGAGAGCAAGGAAACTGAATGTCATCAAGGAGATAAATTTTACCTCTTCTTTGACCAACTCCGCTATGGCTGATGCATACTGCTCCAACAATCTAATCCTCGTCAGATAATCAGTCGGTGGCTGATCCATGGCATCACTCATATCCGCAGATCCCTGTGAAGTGGCAGATACTGGAGAGCAGTGGCTGTCCAAGCTACCAGTCCCAGCAGATCGTTGTCTATTTATTGCCAAACCATTTATTGGCATTGGTGCACTCAGTAAAGTGAGCTTCGGCGGTGAAACCGACGAATTATCTTTTGATGGCAAGCTGCGTTGTCGAGATGCATTTGTTGAAGAAGATGATCCCTCTGGGTGTGGTCCAGACACAAAGACATATTCCTGATCTACAAACTCTAATGAATCAATGATAGGGGAATCTACATTTACGAAGTAAAGAAATAATAATTCAGTAAGAATTGTTCACAATGATACTGAGGAAGTGCATGatagtcactaatgacttcaatACCTTCTGGGTAACCACCTTTACGACTTTGTATTTCATCAATCTTGCTTTCCTTTGTCTTTTTACCAGGATGGTCAGGGCGTTGACTACTAGGTGCATAATTATTACCCATAATATATCTGGAGAATAGACCAGCATGTTTCGATGGACTCTGGCCTGTTTTATCCAACCTTTTACCCATGCCAAACCCATATTTCATCGCACTCTTACTCTCAGGAACAGGGATCTCATCCTGTCCACTCGACTCATCATCTAAAGGGAAAGGCATACAGTCTTCTTGAGAACTTTGGCTTGAAGGCCTCATTGGATTGCTGTTATTGAACGGAAAGCCATCTCTTATGTCAGATGGTGTCCGGCTGTCAATGCAATGCAGAATATCAAACACATCCCAAGATGCAGTAAGAGGAGCAGATGTGGTGCAAACAAAACATTACCTCAAGGTCCTCTCTGGAGCATGTTCAGACAGAAATGGGTGGTTCACGAACTCTTCAACTGTAAGCCGCTCCACTGGATCAATTACACAGATTAACACAGCATGGTTAATGTTCAACCATAAGTAAATAGGATAAATAGGAATATAATGAGATGTTTCAGGCTGTCACTTTTAAATAATCGTCGTTTCTGTGCTATGCTACAGCTGTACAGAGTTGTCATAGTCACTAGTGTTATGCTCAAATGAAAACACCATCCACTAGCGAAGTTTCTTATTTCCTAAAAATACTTTTTGCAGGAAAACAATTGGCCATTAATAAAAGTGGTGTTCTGGTAAAACATAACTTATCCATAAGACCATAACCCTTTTGTCTAGAGTCTACACAGGGCTAAAATCTGTGCTAAAAAACTTTCTTCATGTTAAGGCATACTGATCTGAACACCAAATCCGAAAAAGGTACAAGTGGAGTCACAGTAAAAAAATTGGACAACGACAATCCTATTAAAATTACTCCTGTATGGCATCATTCATTTTCCAAGGAATATCTGCTGTGTCAGAGCAGCAAGCAAATGTAATACACTACTACAGCTGGAAATTTTCACCATTCCAAGTAGCAACATAAGAAATAATGGCGTGAGGTAAACTTTGCGCCATAGAAGACAATGTCATAACAATATTCTATGTAACTACAATTTAGTGTTTTGTACCTGAATTGAGCCGCAGCAACTTTCTGCACAAGTTAATGCAGCCATGGCTCAACTCGCAATCAGGTGGGAATCGTATTTCACATGACCTGAGTATATTTTTAAGCAACTGGGGagcaaataatatttttttcattagtAGTTGTAGTCAAATCCGATTAAAGCAATTTGAAACAGTAAAAGTAATGAAATTAATCTAAAAACTAAGGAGAGAAAACCTGGATCTGATTATCCCCATTAAAAGGTGGGAATCCAGTAACAAGTTGATACAGAATGACACCGACACTCCAGAGATCTGCCTGTTCTGGCAGAAATCGACCATTAAACACTGTGTCAAGAATAAGTAACACTAGACGATAAACCTCATATGATACAGAAAAACCCCCTGACCTTTGCATCATACTTCTGAGCTTGCATAACTTCTGGAGCCATGTAAAGTGGTGAACCGCAAAGTGTTTCGGCTAGCGCAAAAGGTTGCAAAAACCTGCTCACCGAAAGGGGTGAAAGCAAACTATCATATGTTTGACACTATCAAGTTGTTGAATGGCTCATCCCTCTTTTAAACCCAAATTGATCCAACAAGCATCATGTGGCATGGAGAGAAAGCTGCATGGATGTTACTGTGGACTAGAGATGCAAGGAGCCATGCAACACAGGATCGTTCATGAGTTATCCTAATCCTTATCTGTTGCTATCCACAAACTTATCTTGAACTAAGTCATGTACCTGGTTTTTCCACATAATTTTTTGTTTACAAACTCAACATAAGTTTGGACGAAGGTGCATGTAAGAGTTGGATAGCTGAATAATAAAGCAGACTTGAGTGCTGGAATCCACTAGGAGTCAAGAtagttttttattaaataaataatacaGTTGTATTTATACACAAAACTTTTTATGCAGACAAAATAGTTTTGCAATGGAACGAAATGATGTTGCAATTTATATTTGCAGCAAAAGTAACGATCAATGATAACATGTGAACCACTAAAAAGTGGCATTATACACAAAAGATTGGATAAATAGTGTATAAATATGTTTCAGAAGTGATCTAGATATGTTTTATTATAGTTGGAAATGGCGGGGTTCAGAAAAATCGCAACTTGCAATTGCTCCCAAAAGATGCTACAGGAGATAATAGTTCTGCATTAGGGTTTGtagtataaaatcaagattCATTGAAGTAGGATTTCAAAATGTTGCATCTGCAAGAAAAAATTATGCATGGAAACTATGAAATGTTGCAAGCATTCTTTCAAAATGACAGATGACATTTTCAAATGTTGCCATGCTGCAGATGACAATTTCTTGCAGGTTATTGTAGATATGCTTTAAGAAATATTGCACAACTTTATTTTTCAAACGTGAAACACCTTTTGCAATCTTGCAATATCATTATATAGTAGTCATTGCATACCTGTTAAGGGAAATTTTGCATGCACTAATGTAACTTTTACAACATTTAGATAAGATGGCTCTATCATCAAAAGATATACACTCACAGGGAAGGGCTAACTCAATAGCTGACATATgcagtaaaaagaaaaaagaaattctgTTAGTGCAGCCCATGCAGGATACAGGTTTGTTAGGAAAGGAGCAGACCAGTTTGGCCATGGTGTTTCGTTTCCTGGCTCATGTCAGACATTAGCTAATCACTCCCGGAAAGAAATTTAAATAACAACAGAATGACTCCACTAAGAAACAGGGGCTAGTAGGAAAGGGAGGATTGGAAAAAGGGGGAGGGCCAATATGTCAGTAATGCTAATACTATATCCCATTGCATCCAAATCCAGTAGAAGTCGCAAAAGCAGGCATATGCTAAGTTGCAGCTAAAATCAAAAATTCGTGCCATTTGATATTTCATCTAAAAAATGAAAGAACTGGAACATGGATAACTCACTTTGCAAATCCAAAGTCGGCAATCTTCAACATAGAATTTTCATTATTTTCAACAAGAAGAATGTTCTGTTTGTAAAACCACAAAATTCAGAATCCAGTAAATCAGATAAATTTAACCAACCATATCATTCTTGAACTCTTTATCATGAAATATTAAGGTACAGTGGAAAAAATCTGGACAGCAAGTGTACAAACCTGTGGTTTTAGGTCTCGGTGAACCACGTTATTGTCCCGAAGCATCTGCAGACCAGATGCTGTAGAAAAAAGAGATATTACAAACAAGGCTCAGGAGACAGAGAGGGGAAGGGGGTTGAGGAATCACTTGCCTAGCTGCCGGATGAAATGCTTTGCAACTGCTTCAGAAACTCTTTTGTGGCGTTGAAGGTATGCATGCAAGTCACCACCTCGACAATACTCCAATATGAGATATATCTTCCCATGATCCTAAAATCATATACAACCGTTATGTCTGATAATTAGAAACAGTTCTTGTTACTATGATCCCTAGGCACAAAACATTTTTATTTGCTGGATTACAAGAAGATAACAATATTTAATATCAGAGAAAAATTTAAGCATATCAGTTCACCATCAAACTGATAGAATCCGCTTACAACTTACAAGATGCTGAGACCTCAAGGCATTACAAGTGTATTGTTTCAATGTTTCTTTAAATCATAGTTACCAGAAAACATCACAATCTAACAAGCTAACCAAGTTGGAAGCTTATGTGGGCATTTCACCAAATCATCAGTCCACAAGGAGAATAATCTTGTTCCTCGCAATCGATGAGCAAACATCCAATTTTAAGTTACATACGATATGCCATTAGACCAAAGCTACAAACTATTTCCACCCGAAGGGACATCAAATTAGATGGATTTTGCTTTGCTTGAGGTCTCTACCTACCTAGAATGCTCAAATCAAACTAGAAATCACCACAGCAACTCCCCAATTTCATGCATCCCAGGCTTACAAACAGAGCCCATCAGCACAAAAACCTCGCAGATCCACAGTAATCGCACAGGAAATCACGGGGCACGTCGAAAGGGGGCGGCTAGCCGCGAGAGGGATACCTTAATGGAGTCGTAGAGTGTGATGATGTTAGGGTGTCGGATGCGGCGGAGGATGTCGACCTCGGAGAGGAGGCTCTCCCGGAGCTTGCTGCTGAGCCGCTCCATCGCGATCTCCTTCACTGCCACCTCCGTGTCCCGCACCCGGTGCCGCCCCAGCCACACCTGCGAGTACGCCCCCGACCCGATCGGCCGCACCAGCTCGTACTCCCCCACCACCCGCCCCCGGCCGCCGCTGGCGCCGTCCCCCATCGCCCCCCGTCCGGTTGGTCGCTTAGCGCGCCGTCGCGACTCCCGCTAGGCCGGTACCGCCGTGCCGAGACAGATGCCGCCGCGGAGGGGAGAAGCAACCGTGTTGGTGTTGCTGCGCGGAACAGAAAGGAGAAAGGCAGAGAAGGAAACCAGGTCGTCTCCACCCGCGGCGGGGCCCGGCCCTATGGTTATCTCTATCCGCTGCCCTGATAAATAAGATTCCGATGTCTTCCGCAAGATTCTCCCTGATGGAATATGATATATCCGTTTATTTCGGCCACCAGACCAATATAGTTTGCGTCGTAATGTGGAATTCTCGGTATGATGTGGAAAAAAGAAACATGGTCTGTTGTTATATACTTATATTCTTCGAATTCTGTGGTTCTAACATGTGTCGTTGCATGGTTGCTTCCAAGGAAAAAATGTTGCATGGTTTTCTAGTGAATAAATGCGATTTTCTTTAAAATATATCCATCGAGGGCACCTAACATTTTTGTGAGCAATAGATTAAGAAAATGAATCACCATAGCTGCAAGTTTTCGTTTTAACTTTTGGCAGGTTTCTACGTGTCAGCTTTGCCGTGGTATTGCATTTTTTTGTGTAGCTGGTCGAACTGGATTAGACAAGTTATGCTGATGGGTCGATTGTTGAATGGGGTCAACTGGAAGCAGAAGGAACACGACACCTAACGTTATCGCTCGCTGCCGGCCAACTCATACGTGATACACGCCTACAAGGGAAAATGGTAAGTGCCATCAAATGACATAGGAACGGAATGATACACAAGACTCTTTCACATCTTACACAGTAGTTAAAGCATCTGCCAAGCTCGGGAAACAACACGAGGCCACAAAACACCGGCTACATACATGAGATCATAACACTGGTGTGCACTTCAAGCGTGTAGATTTACAATTACCAGACAAGATGCATCACAGGAATTTCTCGACACCTCTGTTTCGCGAAGGAAAATTGCAGTTACCGCCGCACCAGAAAACCACAACAAGAGCCTGTCTGATTAATCTGAGATCCTTTTCGAGTCACAGATTTTTTGTGTTGCTGAGTTAGTTCCTGAGCCACCAACTGGACTGCAGTTAGTTGTCGCAACAGCATCGCAAGAAAAGGAATATTATCCCTGAAAATTCCACCCAAGTTCCTTGCATTGCTGTTCATCTGGCTGCAGAGTATTTGGTATTGCACCAAAGACACAGCGAGCAGTTTCAAAACCAGAGATCGTGTTATGGAAAAATGCGGATGCATCTTCCATGTTTTTCTTCAGTTCATCTGGGGAAATGTGCATGAAATGCTGTGAAGAGGGAGGTTGTTGCCTGACAGACATGGTTGGTGCAATGTCAGCAACCCTGACAAATCTTTCTGTCGCTGCCTCCCAGGAAAGCTCATGCCTCAATTCATCTGACAGCGGGATTGGCTCTTCTGCCAATGCTTTCATTGTAAGCCTGACGAACTCTTTATCAGTACTGTACATATGGCAATTAGGAAACCTTTTGAAAAATTCATTCGAAGAGTGATCTGCACATATCACAATCTTCCCCATCGCCAAAGCTTCTGCAGTTGTTGTGCATACCACATCAGTTGTGCTTGGGTTAATGAAAACCTTGTAGCTGAGACAAGCAACAAAAAATATAATTCAGTTAGGTCAGGAGAACAAAATGATGGCATAAAGAACTTATAGTGCAACATATAGCTTAAAATAAAGCCAATCTAGTAGCTACGAAGCCTGCGGTAAAAGAAGGTATTGCTTTTCTTTTAAATGCTCACTCGTGAAATATTGAATCTCCATGATCGCGACCAGGATAGACTCTAATATCTAGATTCAGTCTCTCAGCTGATGCTTTTACTTCATCAGAATCTTCTCCGCTGCCATACAACTCCATTTTAAGACCAGACAATTCCTTTTGGTGCTTGTGAAGCAGCTGGAGGAGCTCTGTGTAACCTTTATTCCATACCATCTTTCCAATATAATATGCACCCTTGAAGAATACTTGCTCTCTTTGACATAGCTGTTGATGTTTCAATTTGCCAATTTCAATAAATTTGGGGTTTACTCCATGAACATTACAAATCACAGACCTAGGTACATCCTGAGTTGCTGCAGACAATCTTATAACCTCCAAAAGGAGGGTTGTAAGAGGAAAGAGTCAGAAAAAAACTGCACATAACAAAGCAAAGAAATATTATGCTTTAGAAAAAAGTGTGCACATGATTATCTATGAAATTATCCTTGGATATCCTTATTAACAATAAGAATATGGATATCCTActgtttcaaaaaatatatatagatacatTATACCAGTACCTTATGCTACAATCACACTATGTTTCGTGTTGTGAATAATAAGCGGGGTAGTTTCTAGCTTAACAAATTAGTTATGATGGAAAAAAGATGGAAGAGCTTTATCTAATCACTATGCAAAAATGGTGACTACATTGACGCATACCGTATTTACTGATTTAATAGATCAATGTTTTGCAGTAGCTGATAACATACTACAGCAATTAGCAAGATCAGCAAATTATTAGGTTACGAATGAGTTTGAAGAATACTATTCAGGTTATGATCATGTTGCCTCTGACAATAAAGGTACTCAGCATCAGTGGAACTAGTAGGTTATATGATCCCTAAGGGTATAAACACCATATTTTCTTTGGCTAAAGAGTTTTGGTTGTGTGCCTTATGTAGTCCATTATACTTAGCTTAATGGGCTACCATAGAGTACATCAATTGTCTCCCTATATTCCTAGAATGCTATCTGCTATTTTCTCCTTTATAGTGACATCTGGTATTCTCTCTTACATCAGCTACATCTTGACACATGTCATGGGGATTTGGGGAGTTGCACAACAACAGCAGACAGACCCACAGGTCATACTATGGCTGTCAACTTATCATAGTTTCTCCTTCTAACACaagtgttttttttaagaacagtAGCATGCACCTCAAATTGATGGGACATGTTGTGTATCCATGTACGCTATATATTTTCCACCGGGCAACCAATTTTAACAAAAACAGATGGATATTAACCACTAATGAAGAGCTTGAACAAAACAGAAAAGAAACAACACAGAATAGAGAGCGAAGTGCTAACCTTATGGCAATATATGTCAGTGACCCAAGAATTTATATGTTTTAAGATAAATGCACTGATATAtccatttttctctcttttcacgTATTCCAAATAGTTTGTATGAACAACacctatgacttttctgaattTGTTTTTCCACCTCCGTCCATGATGATACCATGTAAGATGTTCTGGCTCTTCTAGCACTGCAATATCTGCTTTGTCATCAGATATGGTCTGAGTAATGTCCCCAACAGGTAGAATGCTTCTTTTCTCTGTTGAAAACTGCATATGGACATCACAAGTCAGTGCTCTACATCAAGAATACTATCTGCACAGCTCAATTGATGCTCTTCTTCATAAATGGGTCGATGCAAGTGCTACACCGTTAGTAATTTAGTTCCCACCTCTCTCCATATGCTCAAGTCACTAAGTCAGTGCCCTATATCACAGGGATAAAGACAAGATTTGTACCGTTCAACAATTCTCACTTTCTACTCTTTCAGTGCTCCACTGCCACAAATGTTCTAGTTCTTCAAGTATTTAATGTACTGGAAGCATAAACTATTAAAAACCGAACTACCTTGCAGTCTCGCACTATATACTTCATCGGTATTTTCTAGTACTActtatttaacaaaaaaatggTTGAACATAGCGTTGTATATTTTAGTTTCACAATTATAATAAATTCACATAGATGCCTGTACAATCACATAGATGAGCTATTCCAAAATCTAAACTCCAGCAGGCGATGCATGTTCACAAGTCATGAAAATCTGGGAGG of Phragmites australis chromosome 3, lpPhrAust1.1, whole genome shotgun sequence contains these proteins:
- the LOC133912143 gene encoding serine/threonine-protein kinase ATG1c-like isoform X3; translated protein: MGDGASGGRGRVVGEYELVRPIGSGAYSQVWLGRHRVRDTEVAVKEIAMERLSSKLRESLLSEVDILRRIRHPNIITLYDSIKDHGKIYLILEYCRGGDLHAYLQRHKRVSEAVAKHFIRQLASGLQMLRDNNVVHRDLKPQNILLVENNENSMLKIADFGFAKFLQPFALAETLCGSPLYMAPEVMQAQKYDAKADLWSVGVILYQLVTGFPPFNGDNQIQLLKNILRSCEIRFPPDCELSHGCINLCRKLLRLNSVERLTVEEFVNHPFLSEHAPERTLSNPMRPSSQSSQEDCMPFPLDDESSGQDEIPVPESKSAMKYGFGMGKRLDKTGQSPSKHAGLFSRYIMGNNYAPSSQRPDHPGKKTKESKIDEIQSRKGGYPEDSPIIDSLEFVDQEYVFVSGPHPEGSSSSTNASRQRSLPSKDNSSVSPPKLTLLSAPMPINGLAINRQRSAGTGSLDSHCSPVSATSQGSADMSDAMDQPPTDYLTRIRLLEQYASAIAELVKEEIKVGKHLEAFSIQLIVLATWKQAIHICNFYVASAARESPSQDIPMKGLSADAPHLLANSQLAGDACMQIERQFLIEVEYAEELASSVGQIADATEMPDAIEIIFQSALQLGRRGGVDEMVGKAAVAMTWYMKAVSILRFLLIEAPSLALNPPLTLTVSDRHRLRTYIEALNTRLGQLQCQRH
- the LOC133912143 gene encoding serine/threonine-protein kinase ATG1c-like isoform X2 translates to MGDGASGGRGRVVGEYELVRPIGSGAYSQVWLGRHRVRDTEVAVKEIAMERLSSKLRESLLSEVDILRRIRHPNIITLYDSIKDHGKIYLILEYCRGGDLHAYLQRHKRVSEAVAKHFIRQLASGLQMLRDNNVVHRDLKPQNILLVENNENSMLKIADFGFAKFLQPFALAETLCGSPLYMAPEVMQAQKYDAKADLWSVGVILYQLVTGFPPFNGDNQIQLLKNILRSCEIRFPPDCELSHGCINLCRKLLRLNSVERLTVEEFVNHPFLSEHAPERTLSRTPSDIRDGFPFNNSNPMRPSSQSSQEDCMPFPLDDESSGQDEIPVPESKSAMKYGFGMGKRLDKTGQSPSKHAGLFSRYIMGNNYAPSSQRPDHPGKKTKESKIDEIQSRKGGYPEDQEYVFVSGPHPEGSSSSTNASRQRSLPSKDNSSVSPPKLTLLSAPMPINGLAINRQRSAGTGSLDSHCSPVSATSQGSADMSDAMDQPPTDYLTRIRLLEQYASAIAELVKEEIKVGKHLEAFSIQLIVLATWKQAIHICNFYVASAARESPSQDIPMKGLSADAPHLLANSQLAGDACMQIERQFLIEVEYAEELASSVGQIADATEMPDAIEIIFQSALQLGRRGGVDEMVGKAAVAMTWYMKAVSILRFLLIEAPSLALNPPLTLTVSDRHRLRTYIEALNTRLGQLQCQRH
- the LOC133912143 gene encoding serine/threonine-protein kinase ATG1c-like isoform X1: MGDGASGGRGRVVGEYELVRPIGSGAYSQVWLGRHRVRDTEVAVKEIAMERLSSKLRESLLSEVDILRRIRHPNIITLYDSIKDHGKIYLILEYCRGGDLHAYLQRHKRVSEAVAKHFIRQLASGLQMLRDNNVVHRDLKPQNILLVENNENSMLKIADFGFAKFLQPFALAETLCGSPLYMAPEVMQAQKYDAKADLWSVGVILYQLVTGFPPFNGDNQIQLLKNILRSCEIRFPPDCELSHGCINLCRKLLRLNSVERLTVEEFVNHPFLSEHAPERTLSRTPSDIRDGFPFNNSNPMRPSSQSSQEDCMPFPLDDESSGQDEIPVPESKSAMKYGFGMGKRLDKTGQSPSKHAGLFSRYIMGNNYAPSSQRPDHPGKKTKESKIDEIQSRKGGYPEDSPIIDSLEFVDQEYVFVSGPHPEGSSSSTNASRQRSLPSKDNSSVSPPKLTLLSAPMPINGLAINRQRSAGTGSLDSHCSPVSATSQGSADMSDAMDQPPTDYLTRIRLLEQYASAIAELVKEEIKVGKHLEAFSIQLIVLATWKQAIHICNFYVASAARESPSQDIPMKGLSADAPHLLANSQLAGDACMQIERQFLIEVEYAEELASSVGQIADATEMPDAIEIIFQSALQLGRRGGVDEMVGKAAVAMTWYMKAVSILRFLLIEAPSLALNPPLTLTVSDRHRLRTYIEALNTRLGQLQCQRH
- the LOC133912144 gene encoding digalactosyldiacylglycerol synthase 2, chloroplastic-like, producing the protein MALKQHVAIFTTASLPWMTGTAVNPLFRAAYLAKAGDWEVTLVVPWLSKGDQVLVYPNKMKFSSPAEQLGYVRQWLEERIGVLPRFNIQFYPGKFSTEKRSILPVGDITQTISDDKADIAVLEEPEHLTWYHHGRRWKNKFRKVIGVVHTNYLEYVKREKNGYISAFILKHINSWVTDIYCHKVIRLSAATQDVPRSVICNVHGVNPKFIEIGKLKHQQLCQREQVFFKGAYYIGKMVWNKGYTELLQLLHKHQKELSGLKMELYGSGEDSDEVKASAERLNLDIRVYPGRDHGDSIFHDYKVFINPSTTDVVCTTTAEALAMGKIVICADHSSNEFFKRFPNCHMYSTDKEFVRLTMKALAEEPIPLSDELRHELSWEAATERFVRVADIAPTMSVRQQPPSSQHFMHISPDELKKNMEDASAFFHNTISGFETARCVFGAIPNTLQPDEQQCKELGWNFQG